A window from Fragaria vesca subsp. vesca linkage group LG5, FraVesHawaii_1.0, whole genome shotgun sequence encodes these proteins:
- the LOC101303999 gene encoding dof zinc finger protein DOF5.4-like: MQDIQSSFGGRFFGGAGAGDRRLRPHHNQNHQALKCPRCDSLNTKFCYYNNYNLSQPRHFCKSCRRYWTKGGVLRNVPVGGGCRKAKRSKPKSSSSSPASPPQPNSERRATSNSSSESSSLTNTTATATEAVSAPSSTSSASNLLNIPDSKFFVSQSGANASFETTTTATMLEQSAATEIGMFSDMVTFTSLITASNDVPFGFTNINNISVPPFRVNQPGHQQQQVEQSQWEQQQNSQEMKLPELTGGMLDQTTAQVDLSVFQTKANGGGGGFGSLDWQPAGDQGLFDLPNTVDHAYWSQGQWTDQDPPSLYIP; encoded by the coding sequence ATGCAAGACATTCAGTCGTCGTTCGGAGGGAGGTTCTTCGGCGGAGCCGGAGCCGGAGACAGGAGGCTACGGCCGCACCACAACCAAAACCACCAGGCCTTGAAGTGTCCTAGATGCGACTCGCTCAACACAAAGTTCTGCTACTACAACAACTACAACCTTTCTCAGCCGCGCCACTTCTGCAAGAGCTGCCGACGCTACTGGACCAAAGGTGGCGTCCTCCGCAACGTCCCGGTCGGCGGAGGTTGCCGCAAAGCCAAGCGATCCAAGCCGAAGTCCTCTTCTTCGTCGCCGGCATCACCGCCGCAGCCGAACAGCGAGCGCAGAGCTACCTCCAACTCTAGCAGCGAAAGCTCGAGCCTCACCAACACTACTGCCACAGCAACGGAGGCCGTCTCGGCGCCGTCGTCCACGTCATCAGCTTCCAATCTTCTCAACATTCCAGACTCCAAGTTCTTCGTCTCCCAAAGCGGCGCAAACGCGAGTTTCGAGACGACGACTACTGCAACCATGCTCGAACAGAGCGCTGCCACAGAAATTGGAATGTTCTCAGATATGGTAACCTTCACGAGCTTGATCACGGCCTCGAACGACGTGCCGTTTGGTTTCACCAACATCAACAATATTTCCGTCCCGCCGTTCAGGGTGAACCAACCGGGTCATCAACAACAGCAGGTTGAGCAAAGCCAGTGGGAGCAGCAACAAAACAGCCAGGAAATGAAGTTGCCGGAGTTGACCGGAGGAATGCTGGATCAGACAACGGCTCAGGTGGACTTATCGGTGTTTCAAACAAAAGCCAACGGCGGAGGAGGAGGGTTTGGGTCGCTGGATTGGCAGCCGGCTGGTGATCAAGGTTTGTTTGATCTCCCCAATACCGTTGATCATGCATATTGGAGTCAGGGTCAATGGACCGATCAAGATCCTCCCAGTCTCTACATCCCGTAA
- the LOC101293793 gene encoding uncharacterized protein LOC101293793, producing MDGDPTLVFKPVFKSFKFKTSEAMEGLKVQRNTSMKDSNEFIDNPKRENPEVVQSPHSDEKWKAAMDYDLPELVAFLQDSGYPFVKDICIDSVVPSQNKCLEENCDLDFNNVSCMVSSDAESSSKLTVESQCSSESSNSSVSKHISDQLWEEDVSKQSGFKNLTTEDGENYGEKDDTSSDHSTKMIISETLLQIRQDPTKAVLSDSVVLSSTEAIYEKRRSKYSHKTALEKARRVEVFPPSVECHSRNSSKNGTGRNSLRQHSKNARSRDTFSLSDSSKDEMSDSLTGVSQSQQHCGRNTRRKEIFPQSNSSKDWMSVSITGSSQSQQHCRENARREVWHASVECHPQDSSEDGMSDSVTESSQSQQHLRGESGTSVSGPLAIYSGAIPSFGSISFRSNSSTTSSRSFTFPIISSEWAGSPVRMAEADMRQLQRHRRWGMRFLCCTF from the exons ATGGATGGTGATCCCACTTTGGTGTTCAAGCCTGTTTTCAAGTCTTTCAAATTCAAAACCTCAGAAGCTATGGAAGGACTGAAGGTCCAAAGGAATACCAGTATGAAAGACAGCAATGAATTCATTGACAATCCTAAGAGAGAAAATCCCGAGGTGGTTCAAAGTCCACATTCAGATGAGAAATGGAAGGCTGCTATGGACTATGACTTACCAGAGTTGGTTGCTTTCCTTCAAGATAGTGGTTACCCTTTTGTTAAGGACATCTGCATTGACAGTGTTGTGCCATCTCAGAATAAATGTTTGGAAGAGAACTGTGATTTGGATTTTAATAATGTCTCTTGCATGGTTAGCTCTGATGCCGAAAGTAGTAGCAAATTAACTGTAGAATCTCAGTGCTCATCAGAGTCATCAAACTCCAGTGTGTCGAAACATATATCCGACCAACTGTGGGAGGAGGATGTAAGCAAGCAAAGTGGTTTCAAGAACTTGACAACTGAAGATGGAGAGAATTACGGAGAAAAAGATGATACTTCAAGTGATCATTCAACCAAGATGATCATATCTGAAACACTACTTCAGATTAGACAG GATCCAACTAAGGCAGTCTTGTCAGATTCAGTGGTATTATCCTCAACTGAGGCAATTTATGAAAAGAGGCGAAGCAAATATTCTCACAAAACTGCCTTAGAGAAGGCAAGAAGAGTGGAAGTATTTCCTCCAAGTGTAGAGTGTCATTCTCGGAATTCATCTAAAAATGGAACAGGAAGAAATAGTTTACGACAACACAGCAAGAATGCAAGAAGTAGGGATACATTTTCACTAAGTGATTCTTCCAAAGATGAGATGTCGGATAGCTTAACAGGAGTGAGTCAATCACAACAACATTGCGGCAGAAATACAAGAAGAAAAGAGATATTTCCACAGAGTAATTCGTCTAAAGATTGGATGTCAGTTAGCATAACAGGATCAAGTCAATCACAACAGCATTGCCGTGAGAATGCAAGGAGAGAGGTATGGCATGCAAGTGTGGAGTGTCATCCTCAGGATTCATCCGAAGATGGGATGTCAGATAGTGTAACAGAATCGAGTCAATCACAACAGCATCTCCGTGGAGAATCAGGTACCTCAGTTTCAGGGCCTTTAGCGATATACTCAGGAGCCATACCAAGTTTTGGTAGCATCTCTTTCCGATCAAACAGCAGTACAACTAGCTCTAGGTCTTTCACATTTCCCAT AATATCCTCAGAATGGGCCGGCAGTCCAGTGAGAATGGCTGAAGCAGATATGAGACAATTACAAAGGCATCGTCGTTGGGGGATGCGATTTCTGTGCTGTACCTTCTGA
- the LOC101304284 gene encoding uncharacterized protein LOC101304284, which produces MQHFLDLQDNPTHFGDPKWESNSSQLTQSSSSAANANLDRVLFQDLVEIVPLVQSLIDRKASSSFTRRGSVTYTKTPSRESLSKKLSNRNGAQSIPARKKRENAGNNPDADSVSSISSRDLAAEKEHEELDALRVQFEDLQRKLLEKDELLKSSEISKKEVSSVQAKLEEVKRQAAEKDSLIKASQLQLSDAKIKLADKQAALEKLQWEAMTSNKSAEKLRAELDSLRGDISSFMILFDGLVKTDPTANTEDYDISPCTVDHLPYIEDWDETQMQKMEAARKAYEAAVVVAKERQDEESIAAAASARLHLQSFVLKT; this is translated from the exons ATGCAGCATTTCCTGGATTTGCAAGACAACCCGACCCATTTCGGCGACCCGAAATGGGAATCCAACTCGTCCCAGCTGACTCAGTCCTCCTCCTCCGCCGCCAACGCCAACCTCGACCGCGTCCTCTTCCAGGACCTCGTCGAGATCGTCCCTCTCGTCCAGTCCCTCATC GATCGGAAAGCCAGCAGCTCCTTCACGCGCCGCGGCTCCGTCACCTACACCAAGACGCCTTCCAGAGAATCCTTATCCAAGAAA TTGTCTAACAGGAATGGGGCGCAATCCATTCCGGCAAGAAAGAAGAGGGAGAATGCTGGTAATAACCCTGACGCTGACAGCGTTTCGAGTATTTCCTCGAGGGATTTGGCAGCGGAGAAGGAGCACGAGGAGTTGGATGCGTTGAGGGTTCAGTTTGAGGATCTGCAGAGGAAATTGTTGGAGAAAGACGAACTTTTGAAGTCGTCGGAGATCTCAAAGAAAGAAGTGAGTTCTGTTCAAGCAAAGCTTGAGGAAGTGAAGCGCCAAGCTGCGGAAAAGGATTCTTTAATCAAGGCTTCTCAGCTACAGCTATCTGATGCAAAG ATCAAGCTTGCAGACAAGCAAGCTGCTCTTGAAAAGTTACAGTGGGAAGCTATGACATCAAACAAGAGTGCAGAGAAGCTCCGAGCAGAGCTAGACTCTTTGCGAGGAGATATTTCCTCATTTATGATCCTATTTGATGGCTTGGTCAAAACTGATCCCACTGCAAACACTGAAGATTATGATATTTCACCTTGTACTGTGGATCATCTTCCATATATT GAAGATTGGGATGAGACGCAGATGCAGAAAATGGAAGCTGCTAGAAAAGCTTACGAAGCTGCTGTTGTTGTTGCAAAAGAAAGGCAAGATGAAGAATCCATTGCTGCTGCAGCCAGTGCAAGGTTACATCTTCAATCGTTTGTTTTGAAAACCTGA